A single region of the Xylanibacillus composti genome encodes:
- a CDS encoding cellulase family glycosylhydrolase, producing the protein MKRTWHICLALALLLGILGGAAPAGAAVPEKDWLHVQGNQIVNANGDPVWLTGANWFGFNATERVFHGLWSANIEDITKAMAQRGINIVRVPISTQLLLEWRDGQAALASGVNTYANPELAGKTTLEVFDYWLELCEKYGLKVMLDVHSAEADNSGHLEPMWYKGAITPELFYQAWEWVAERYKDNDTMIAFDIQNEPHGNQSQSPRAKWDGTADVDNWKHACETAGNRILAINPNVLILCEGIEIYPKDGANWTSTNENDYYSTWWGGNLRGVRDYPINLGAHQNKLVYSPHDYGPLVFEQDWFKKDFDKQSLTNDVWRPNWLYIHEENIAPLLMGEWGGRLGQDARQDKWMFALRDLMIEHGIHHTFWCINPNSGDTGGLLLDNWTSWDEQKYAMLKPALWQSGGKFVGLDHQIPLGGIGSTTGISLGEMYGNGTPNPQPPTAPGGLSAAAGNSQVSLSWSASVGATSYTVKRASTSGGPYTTVATVSGTSYTDTGLINGTTYYYVVSAANSAGTSANSAQVSATPQGGGNVQSNLVVQYRTSDTNAFDNQIRPQFNIKNLGTSAVALSDLKLRYYFSKEGNAPMNAWVDWAVLGSSNIQTAFTADYVEVSFTSAAGAIAAGGQTGDIQLRMAKTDWSNFDETNDYSYNDAMSSYQDWDKVTLYYNNTLVWGIEP; encoded by the coding sequence ATGAAGCGTACATGGCACATATGCCTCGCCTTGGCTTTACTGCTGGGGATTCTGGGGGGCGCGGCACCCGCAGGTGCGGCAGTACCCGAGAAAGACTGGCTGCACGTTCAGGGCAATCAAATTGTAAATGCCAACGGCGATCCCGTATGGTTGACAGGCGCGAACTGGTTCGGCTTTAACGCTACGGAGCGCGTATTCCATGGCTTGTGGTCAGCTAACATTGAAGATATTACAAAAGCTATGGCACAAAGGGGCATCAATATTGTTCGTGTGCCGATCTCCACACAGCTGCTGCTGGAATGGCGAGATGGACAAGCGGCGCTGGCGAGCGGTGTCAACACATACGCCAATCCGGAGTTGGCGGGAAAGACAACCCTTGAAGTCTTTGACTACTGGTTGGAGCTTTGCGAGAAATACGGACTTAAGGTAATGCTAGACGTGCACAGCGCAGAGGCCGATAATTCGGGGCACCTTGAGCCAATGTGGTACAAGGGAGCCATCACGCCCGAGTTGTTTTATCAGGCTTGGGAATGGGTGGCAGAGCGATACAAGGATAATGACACCATGATCGCTTTCGACATTCAGAATGAGCCGCACGGCAATCAGTCGCAGAGCCCGAGAGCCAAGTGGGACGGAACTGCAGATGTTGACAATTGGAAGCATGCCTGCGAAACAGCCGGCAATCGTATTCTGGCGATTAATCCGAACGTGCTGATCCTGTGCGAAGGCATCGAGATATACCCGAAAGATGGCGCAAATTGGACATCGACGAATGAGAATGATTACTACTCAACCTGGTGGGGCGGCAACCTGCGGGGCGTTCGCGATTACCCGATCAATCTGGGCGCGCATCAAAACAAGCTTGTATACTCCCCGCATGATTATGGCCCGCTTGTCTTCGAGCAAGACTGGTTCAAGAAGGACTTTGACAAGCAGTCGTTGACAAACGATGTGTGGAGACCGAACTGGCTGTATATTCATGAAGAGAACATCGCGCCTCTCCTAATGGGCGAATGGGGCGGACGGTTGGGCCAAGATGCGCGGCAGGATAAATGGATGTTTGCTCTGCGCGATCTGATGATTGAGCACGGCATTCACCACACGTTCTGGTGCATAAACCCGAATTCCGGCGATACAGGAGGCTTGCTCCTTGACAACTGGACCTCCTGGGATGAGCAGAAATATGCCATGCTAAAACCGGCCTTGTGGCAAAGCGGAGGCAAATTTGTTGGTCTGGATCATCAAATTCCGTTAGGCGGCATTGGCAGCACTACAGGAATAAGCCTTGGCGAAATGTATGGGAACGGCACTCCGAACCCGCAGCCTCCGACCGCGCCTGGAGGGTTAAGCGCTGCGGCGGGCAACAGCCAAGTATCGCTTAGCTGGAGCGCTTCTGTCGGCGCAACGAGTTACACGGTGAAGCGCGCATCAACGAGCGGCGGTCCATACACCACTGTGGCAACCGTTAGCGGAACCAGCTACACAGATACAGGCCTGATAAACGGGACAACCTACTATTATGTAGTCAGCGCAGCAAATAGCGCAGGGACAAGTGCGAATTCTGCCCAAGTTAGCGCAACGCCGCAAGGAGGGGGAAATGTACAGAGCAATCTGGTTGTCCAATACCGTACCTCCGACACGAATGCCTTTGATAATCAAATCAGGCCGCAGTTCAATATTAAGAATCTGGGGACATCTGCAGTGGCCTTAAGCGACCTTAAACTTCGCTACTATTTCAGCAAGGAAGGCAATGCGCCGATGAATGCCTGGGTCGACTGGGCAGTGCTAGGCAGCAGCAATATCCAGACAGCCTTCACTGCAGACTATGTGGAAGTGAGCTTTACATCAGCTGCCGGCGCTAT